The window GTGTAGGCTCTGTAGCCACTACAGACTCAAGAGGTATTTTCATGGAGCAACAGGTCGGCATCTTGCGTGCCCAGCTTGCCCGGAAAACAGGCTGCAATCTCGAAACCATCCGCTATTACGAGAAGGTGGGATTGCTGCCGGGGCCGCCTCGCAGTTCCAACGGCTACCGCGTCTATTCGCCGGAACTGGTGCAAAGGTTGCAGTTCATCCTGCGCGCGCGCGACCTTGGCTATGCAATGGATGAGATACGGTCATTGTTGTCGCTCACCGATACCGGTGCACAAACCTGCGCGGAGGTTATGGCGAGAACCGAACTCCACCTTGAAGATGTCCGCCGCCGCATTGCAGATTTGCAGAAGATAGAGGTGACGCTGGCGACCACGTTAGCCAGATGCACTGGAGATGACGTTGCCGAATGTCCCATCCTGGAAGCACTCCAGTTTTTACCCCATCAAGGCAATTGACGCCATCTTTGAGGGATTTGATTTTGTGATGTCAGCTTGGAGTATAGCCTAACCGGACGTCAGGGCGCTACCGCGGTTTCTGTCAGATTAGGGTGATAAACGGAATTTGTTGACGAATGTCGTTGCGTATCATAGATTTCAACCTGACATTTTGATGGAGAGAGTGCGCAGTGAAGGGGCAACGGATCGGCTATGTCCGGGTCAGCACGTTCGATCAGAATGTGGATCGCCAATTGGAAGGTCAGTCGCTCGATCGGACCTTCACCGACAAGGCATCGGGCAAGGACGTCAACCGCCCCCAGCTTGAGGCTCTGCTCACTTTCGCCCGCGAAGGCGATACCGTCGTCGTCCACAGCATGGATCGGTTGGCCCGCAATCTGGATGACCTGCGCAAGCTGGTCCAGGGCCTCACCAAGCGAGGTATCCGGATCGAGTTTGAGAAGGAAAGCCTGTCCTTCTCGGGGGAGGACTCCCCGATGGCCAATCTGATGCTCTCGGTCATGGGTGCGTTTGCTGAGTTCGAGCGCGCCCTGATCCGCGAACGGCAACGCGAAGGCATTGCGATCGCTCGGCAGCGCGGCGCCTATCGGGGGCGGAAACGGTCGCTCTCGGATGAGATGATTGCCGATCTGCACCGCCGCGTTGCCGCC of the Sphingobium sp. WTD-1 genome contains:
- a CDS encoding helix-turn-helix domain-containing protein — encoded protein: MEQQVGILRAQLARKTGCNLETIRYYEKVGLLPGPPRSSNGYRVYSPELVQRLQFILRARDLGYAMDEIRSLLSLTDTGAQTCAEVMARTELHLEDVRRRIADLQKIEVTLATTLARCTGDDVAECPILEALQFLPHQGN
- a CDS encoding recombinase family protein codes for the protein MKGQRIGYVRVSTFDQNVDRQLEGQSLDRTFTDKASGKDVNRPQLEALLTFAREGDTVVVHSMDRLARNLDDLRKLVQGLTKRGIRIEFEKESLSFSGEDSPMANLMLSVMGAFAEFERALIRERQREGIAIARQRGAYRGRKRSLSDEMIADLHRRVAAGERKATIARDMGISRETLYQYLRAAA